One part of the Nematostella vectensis chromosome 8, jaNemVect1.1, whole genome shotgun sequence genome encodes these proteins:
- the LOC125570228 gene encoding uncharacterized protein LOC125570228, with protein MDGPWNMSFLVTLLVWGRFATGVDIEWEKSTMNVNEGKFDVITKIKRSTSSGLNIVTVSHLDMTAKIGEDYGIPQNADVVFKDGESEKVFHFYIKNDKAVENDEDFQLKISSNDSVTIGPIATLQVTIASDDNATFEVYKTGSVSEDGTKMSVTVTKTACEKCEATIRIK; from the exons ATGGACGGACCGTGGAACATGTCGTTTTTAGTGACGCTACTGGTTTGGGGGCGCTTTGCtacag GTGTTGATATCGAATGGGAAAAGAGCACAATGAATGTtaatgaaggaaaatttgatgtcatcacaAAAATCAAGAGATCGACATCTTCCGGCCTTAATATTGTAAC TGTTTCTCATCTCGATATGACTGCAAAGATTGGAGAAGACTACGGAATACCACAAAATGCAGATGTTGTTTTTAAAGATGGCGAGAGTGAGaaggtttttcatttttacataaaaaacGATAAAGCCGTGGAAAACGACGAAGATTTTCAACTAAAAATCAGTTCGAACGACTCTGTTACCATTGGACCTATAGCAACGCTTCAGGTTACCATCGCGTCAGATGATAACG CCACATTTGAAGTTTATAAGACAGGATCTGTATCAGAGGATGGTACAAAAATGTCGGTCACTGTTACCAAAACAGCTTGTGAGAAATGTGAAGCTACCATTCGCATAAAGTAA